Sequence from the Bacteroidales bacterium genome:
ACCTATATCATCTACAATGGCAAAAGCAGTTAAAAATATTTTTAAACTTAGGGGAACACGTTTTCCCAGCAGTTTTAAAATTGCCAAAGAAAAGGCTATATCCGTAGCCATAGGAACGCCCCAGGCATTGGCTGTTTCCGGGTTTTTATTTATTACAATAAATAAAAGCACGGGAACCAACATGCCGCCGAGTGCACCTAAAAGAGGAAAGGCTATTTTTTTCGCAGAGTTCAACTCTCCTATTAAAAATTCTCTCTTAATTTCTAATCCTATAAGAAAAAAGAAAACAGCCATTAATCCGTCATTTATCCACAATATTAACGGTTTATTCAATTCGAAATGCTGAGAAGAAAAGCCTAATTTATATTGCCAAAGAGATTTATAACTTTCTCCGAATTGCGAGTTTGCCCAGAGCAATGCAATAATGGTTGCAAGTAGCAATAATATTCCGCTGAAACTTTCAATTTTAACAAATTTTTGAAACGGAGATAATATTTTCTTTCGTATCATATTTAGTTTTTCCTATTTTGTTTTCTATTTAATATTCCGAAGTTATTGAGAATATAATTTATTCAACTTTAGTAACTTTCAACATATTGGTTTTATGAGAAATGTGCATAGGCGTGCTTGCCACGTGAATAACATAATCACCTGTTTGCACCAAACCCTTTTCTTTTAATATGCTTATTGACAGCCCAATAGCCTCGTCAACACTGTCAACTTCGCTAAAGTGCATTGCTCTTACACCCCAAAGCAACGCCAGTGCATTTAAAAGTTCTTTATGTCTTGTAAAAGCATAAATGTCAGCTTTCGGTCGGTAGCCTGAAATTGTTGATGCCGTACTTCCTTTTTCGGTAAAAGTAATAATTGCTTTTGCTCCTACCCTTTCTGCCATAATTGATGCACTGTAACATACATTATCACGAAGAAACCTTGCAGAACCTTTTTTCGGAGGCATACCTCTGTTATAGTTATACCTGTGTTCTTCGGTATATTGAATAATTTTGTGCATGCTTTCAATAGTTTCAACCGGATATTTCCCTACGGAAGTTTCGCCGCTGAGCATTACGGTATCCACTCCGTCTATTACTGCATTTGCAACATCATTTGCTTCGGCTCGGGTAGGTCGGAAATTAGTTATCATACTGTCCATCATCTGGGTAGCAATAATAACAGGAGTTGAAGCATTTATACATTTTTCAACAATTTCTTTTTGAAGCAAAGGTACGGTATCAAAAGGCATTTCAACACCAAGATCGCCCCTTGCAACCATAATTGCATCTGTTTCGGCAATAATTTCATCAATATTTTCGATTGCCTGAGGTTTTTCAATTTTAGATACAACGTAGGTGTTTTTACGTTTCCGTTTTATCATTTGTTTAAGCTCAATTACATCGCTTACGGCACGAACAAAAGAAAGTGCAATCCAATCTACGTTTTGCTTTAATGCAAAAGTTGCATCTTCAATATCTTTTTCGGTTAAACTGGGAAGCGAAACATTTGTATTTGGAAGATTAACACCTTTGTTTGAGGATAAAAATCCGCTGTGAATAATCTTTGCTTTAACAGAATTTTTACCGTTTGTTTCGGTAACTTCGAGCTTTATTTTTCCGTCGTCAATTAAAATTGCATCACCGGGTTCAACATCATGCGGAAATTCTTGATAACTCATGTAAACCTTTTTATGTGTTCCTGTTACTTTTTCGGTAACAAATTCTAAAATACTTCCTCTTTCCAAAAAAACTTTTCCGTCTTTCATTTCTCCTACTCTCAGCTTAGGACCTTGCAAATCGGCTAAAATTGCAACTTCAACACCCATTTCTTTGCTTAATTCTCTAATTGTTTTTATTATTACTGCAGCGTCTTCGTGTTTGCTGTGAGAAAAATTAACTCTGCAAACATCAACACCTGCTTTAAACATTTTTTTAAGAGTTTCTTTATCGGAAGATGCAGGACCGAGTGTTGCAATTATTTTTGTTTTAGAATCGTCAAATGTCATAATTTAAAGTTTTAAAGTGTGAAGTTGATTAAATATTTATTTTTTGGATAATTCGTATTCTTCTTGTGCTAATTTAATAAGTTCGTCAATTTCGTTTTTGTCAGATTTTTTTTCATCTTCATTTTCAACTTCCGAGTATATTTCTTTTTCGAAATCATCCATTTGAGCTTTCATTTTATTTGAAAATTCTTTGAACTTCTCTGCACTTTTACTTTTTATTTCTTTCAGAAACTTATAAAGTTGTTCTAAATGCTTTTCAATTTCCAGTTTCTGATAAATTGTAGCTGTTCCTTCTTTAACAGCTTGCGAAAATTCTTTAAATTCCTTTGCCGAAATTTCGAATGCTTTTTTTGCTTTTTTATTTAAATCGGTTGAAACTTCTCTGTATTGTTGTTTAAGTTGCTCATTAAATTCGGCATCTTCTTTATCTCTTTGTTTTTTTCGTTCAAGAATATGCCCGTCTCGTTCTTCAATTTCTGATTTCCAAGATGAAAATAAATCTTTTGCTTCTTCTGATAATGATTTTTTTGACATTTTGTATTTTTCCTCAAATATAAAATATATTAACTTTTACCGAAAATATTTTTTATAACAAAAAACTGTTACCCGAAATGAATAACAGTTTTCCGATTAAAGTTCTGATAATTACTTTCCGATTAAAATAAACGGGCTCCAAAAAAACGGGTGGGCATATTTACTTTCTTCAATTAATCTTAATTTTGCTTTTTGCAGGTCACCGGCAAAATATTTTTGATTCTTAGAAAATACGGAAGGTTTAAGCATATTCTTATAAAATTCTACCATCAATTCTTGAGTACTTGCATCGGAAACTTGCCAAAGTGAAACAATAATATTCTTGCTGCCGGCATAAAGTAAAGCACGGGTTAAACCAATAATTCCTTCACCTTTTGATATTTTTCCGAGACCGGTTTCGCAAGCTGAAAGGACTATTAAATCAGCATTTAGTTTTATATTATAAATTTCACCCGAGAAAAGGATATTGTCTTCATTGCTTGTTGTATCTTGTGCCAAAATAAGCCCGGAAAGTTCCGGTTTATCTTCATCTACCA
This genomic interval carries:
- the pyk gene encoding pyruvate kinase, with product MTFDDSKTKIIATLGPASSDKETLKKMFKAGVDVCRVNFSHSKHEDAAVIIKTIRELSKEMGVEVAILADLQGPKLRVGEMKDGKVFLERGSILEFVTEKVTGTHKKVYMSYQEFPHDVEPGDAILIDDGKIKLEVTETNGKNSVKAKIIHSGFLSSNKGVNLPNTNVSLPSLTEKDIEDATFALKQNVDWIALSFVRAVSDVIELKQMIKRKRKNTYVVSKIEKPQAIENIDEIIAETDAIMVARGDLGVEMPFDTVPLLQKEIVEKCINASTPVIIATQMMDSMITNFRPTRAEANDVANAVIDGVDTVMLSGETSVGKYPVETIESMHKIIQYTEEHRYNYNRGMPPKKGSARFLRDNVCYSASIMAERVGAKAIITFTEKGSTASTISGYRPKADIYAFTRHKELLNALALLWGVRAMHFSEVDSVDEAIGLSISILKEKGLVQTGDYVIHVASTPMHISHKTNMLKVTKVE